A single genomic interval of Flavobacteriales bacterium harbors:
- a CDS encoding DNA polymerase III subunit alpha: MYLNCHSWFSFTHGVMKPDVLLEEAARMGVRSFALTDIHCSAGIPDLVRDAPRFGVRPVAGIEFRQGPKLLYIGLARNNDGFQRLNELLSLHLLDDAVLPERAPELDDVFFIHPLGHAPLQLRPNERVGVRPSDLTRLPFSAWAKRPQDLVALMPVTFRGERRDFNVHRLLRTVAKNTVVSMLPKEELAEPDEHFRSVEDAQRLYRDRPQLLANAERLLEQCTITFDGSDKTRAAFTGDTRADREKLHRDTREGLRYRYAEVTPKILARMHHELDVIERMGFISYFLINQDIVDHARSRGFFHVGRGSGANSLVAYCLRITDVDPMELDLYFERFINPARRKPPDFDIDFSWKDRDEVYRYVFGKYNAPDGRAGGIHAAQIATYTTFQWRGAIRELGKAVGLPPGEIDALSEGDHGYYARGRPSAYAKGGDLDKVARAVVRYSKELIGMPHHLGIHAGGIVITEKPVAHFTALFRPPKGFPVTQISMLECEDMGLHKFDLLSQRGLGHIRDAVELVNKTQVPSPKRQGPRTAANQLDACDLNLEPCDFREAVDIHDIARFKQDPKIKELLRRGDTIGCFYVESPAMRMLLKKLKVDDYLGLVAASSIIRPGVAESGMMREYLLRHNDPERRKLAPKRLLEIMPETYGVMVYQEDVIKVVHLYGGLDLEESDQVRRGMNIRYRDRPEFKVVEQRFFANCKAFGYPPGEAEEVWRQIQSFASFSFAKGHSASYAVESYQSLYLKAHHPLEFLVGVANNFGGFYRTEFYLHEAKRAGAVIEAPCVNRSEELCSLVKDRQVNGQWRMANGGDHHSPTPIRHSPPPRIFLGLSNIKSLEGDTVQLILNERRRHGSFADLQDLLKRVPLHVEQARILIRVGALRFTGRSKPQLLWDLTLLHKPAGVTADGDLFITRVEEPRLPDLQHYPLADAYDELELLGFPLCDPFTLVEQQCPHTEPPRDSAHAQDPRSTVPAHEPTLDSTRAQALSTVREGPREGTVAREPGAVTLSTVREGPRGSTVAREPGAVALSTVREGPREGTVRILAKEMSAYVGRNVEMLGYMIHVKATTTQTGNYMSFGSFIDPAGDFWDSTQFPQVAAQYPFRGRGVYRLIGVVEEEFGHCALRTTSMEKLPWRPDPRYGNK, translated from the coding sequence ATGTACCTCAACTGCCATAGCTGGTTCAGCTTCACGCACGGCGTGATGAAGCCCGACGTGCTGCTGGAGGAGGCGGCGCGGATGGGCGTGCGCAGCTTCGCCCTCACCGACATCCATTGTTCGGCCGGCATCCCCGACCTGGTGCGGGATGCGCCGCGCTTCGGCGTGCGCCCGGTGGCGGGCATCGAGTTCCGGCAGGGGCCGAAGCTGCTGTACATCGGGCTGGCGAGGAACAACGACGGCTTCCAGCGGCTGAACGAACTGCTGAGCCTCCACCTCCTGGATGACGCGGTCCTGCCGGAGCGCGCACCGGAGCTGGACGATGTGTTCTTCATCCACCCCCTGGGCCACGCACCCCTGCAGCTGCGGCCGAACGAGCGCGTGGGCGTCAGGCCGTCCGACCTCACGCGCCTGCCCTTCAGTGCTTGGGCGAAGCGGCCGCAGGACCTGGTGGCGCTGATGCCCGTGACCTTCCGCGGTGAGCGAAGGGACTTCAACGTGCACCGCCTGCTGCGGACCGTGGCGAAGAACACCGTGGTGAGCATGCTGCCGAAGGAGGAACTGGCCGAGCCCGATGAGCACTTCCGCAGCGTGGAGGATGCACAACGCCTCTACCGCGACCGGCCGCAACTGCTCGCCAATGCGGAGCGCCTGCTGGAGCAATGCACCATCACCTTCGATGGCAGCGACAAGACGCGCGCGGCCTTCACGGGCGACACGCGCGCCGACCGCGAGAAGCTGCACCGCGACACGCGCGAAGGCCTGCGCTACCGCTATGCGGAGGTGACGCCGAAGATCCTCGCACGCATGCACCACGAGCTGGACGTGATCGAGCGGATGGGCTTCATCAGCTACTTCCTCATCAACCAGGACATCGTGGACCATGCGCGCAGCCGGGGCTTCTTCCATGTGGGGCGGGGCAGCGGCGCCAACAGCCTGGTGGCCTACTGCCTGCGCATCACCGACGTGGACCCGATGGAGCTGGACCTCTACTTCGAGCGTTTCATCAACCCCGCGCGCCGGAAGCCGCCCGACTTCGACATCGACTTCAGCTGGAAGGACCGGGACGAGGTGTACCGCTACGTGTTCGGCAAGTACAACGCTCCGGATGGACGTGCCGGCGGCATCCACGCGGCGCAGATCGCCACCTACACCACCTTCCAATGGCGCGGCGCGATCCGCGAGCTGGGCAAGGCGGTGGGGCTTCCGCCGGGGGAGATCGATGCCTTGAGCGAAGGCGACCACGGCTACTACGCCCGCGGACGGCCCAGCGCGTACGCGAAGGGCGGCGATCTGGACAAGGTGGCGCGTGCGGTGGTGCGCTACTCCAAAGAGCTCATCGGCATGCCGCATCACCTGGGCATCCATGCGGGCGGCATCGTGATCACCGAGAAACCGGTAGCGCATTTCACCGCATTGTTCCGTCCGCCGAAAGGCTTCCCGGTGACGCAGATCAGCATGCTGGAGTGCGAGGACATGGGCCTGCACAAGTTCGACCTGCTGAGCCAGCGCGGGCTGGGGCATATCCGCGATGCGGTGGAACTGGTGAACAAGACCCAAGTCCCAAGTCCCAAGCGTCAAGGCCCAAGAACCGCCGCCAACCAACTTGATGCTTGTGACTTGAACCTTGAGCCTTGTGACTTCCGCGAAGCGGTCGACATCCACGACATCGCGCGCTTCAAGCAGGACCCGAAGATCAAGGAGCTGCTGCGCAGGGGCGACACCATCGGCTGCTTCTACGTGGAGAGCCCCGCCATGCGCATGCTGCTGAAGAAGCTGAAGGTGGACGATTACCTCGGGCTGGTGGCGGCGAGCAGCATCATCCGGCCGGGCGTGGCCGAGAGCGGCATGATGCGCGAGTACCTGCTGCGGCACAACGACCCCGAGCGCCGCAAGCTGGCCCCCAAGCGGCTGCTGGAGATCATGCCCGAGACCTACGGCGTGATGGTGTACCAGGAGGATGTGATCAAGGTGGTGCACCTCTACGGCGGGCTGGACCTCGAGGAATCCGATCAGGTGCGGCGCGGCATGAACATCCGCTACCGCGACCGGCCGGAGTTCAAGGTGGTGGAGCAGCGGTTCTTCGCGAACTGCAAGGCGTTCGGCTATCCGCCCGGCGAGGCCGAGGAGGTGTGGCGGCAGATCCAGAGCTTCGCCAGCTTCAGCTTCGCCAAGGGCCACAGCGCCAGCTACGCGGTGGAGAGCTACCAGAGCCTCTACCTGAAGGCGCACCACCCGCTGGAGTTCCTCGTGGGCGTGGCCAACAACTTCGGCGGCTTCTACCGCACGGAGTTCTACCTGCACGAGGCGAAGCGGGCCGGTGCGGTGATCGAGGCGCCGTGCGTGAACCGCAGTGAAGAGCTGTGCTCCTTGGTAAAGGACCGGCAGGTGAATGGTCAATGGCGAATGGCGAATGGAGGAGATCACCATTCGCCAACTCCTATTCGCCATTCACCTCCTCCCCGCATCTTCCTCGGCCTCTCCAACATCAAGAGCCTTGAGGGCGACACCGTGCAACTGATCCTGAACGAGCGCCGCCGCCACGGCTCCTTCGCCGATCTGCAGGACCTGCTGAAGCGCGTGCCGCTGCACGTGGAGCAGGCGCGCATCCTCATCCGTGTGGGCGCACTGCGCTTCACCGGCAGGAGCAAGCCCCAGCTGTTGTGGGACCTCACGCTGCTGCACAAGCCCGCGGGCGTCACCGCCGATGGCGATCTCTTCATCACCCGCGTGGAGGAGCCCCGGTTGCCCGACCTGCAGCACTACCCGCTCGCCGATGCCTACGATGAGCTGGAGCTGCTGGGCTTCCCGCTGTGCGATCCGTTCACCCTTGTGGAGCAACAGTGCCCACACACGGAGCCACCACGCGACAGTGCCCACGCACAAGACCCACGCTCGACAGTGCCTGCGCACGAGCCGACGCTCGACAGTACCCGCGCGCAAGCACTGTCCACTGTGCGTGAAGGGCCGCGCGAGGGCACTGTTGCGCGTGAGCCCGGCGCGGTGACACTGTCCACAGTGCGCGAAGGCCCGCGGGGGAGCACTGTTGCGCGGGAGCCCGGCGCGGTGGCACTGTCCACTGTGCGCGAAGGACCGCGGGAGGGCACTGTCCGCATCCTGGCAAAGGAGATGAGCGCGTACGTGGGCCGGAACGTGGAGATGCTCGGCTACATGATCCATGTGAAGGCGACCACCACACAAACAGGCAACTACATGAGCTTCGGCTCCTTCATCGATCCCGCCGGCGACTTCTGGGACAGCACGCAATTCCCGCAGGTGGCGGCACAATACCCCTTCCGCGGGCGCGGTGTGTACCGGCTCATCGGCGTGGTGGAGGAGGAGTTCGGGCATTGCGCCCTGCGCACGACGAGCATGGAGAAACTCCCGTGGAGACCGGACCCGCGGTACGGGAACAAGTAG
- the dinB gene encoding DNA polymerase IV: MERTILHLDLNTFFVSVERLREPKLNGKPVLIGADSDRGVVASCSYEARAFGVRSAMPMKMAKQLCPEAIILRGDSGLYLKKSDEVTEIIRANVPLFEKSSVDEFYVDLSGTDRFHGSRKLAKELRQRIIKESGLPNSFGMSINKTVSKVATGEAKGGAGEWYVERGTEKPFLAPMPIERIPGVGERTAHLLRSMGVARVHTLQEVPMDLMQRLLGEHGPVLWRKANGIDDSPVVAWHERKSISTERTFERDTIDVVKLKGMLTAMAESLAFQLRKGAKLTSCIAVKIRYADFNTHLKQQRIPYTACDHLILPTVHELFRSLYDRRQRIRLIGVRFSHLVGGGHQIDAFTDTEEAMSLYQAMDRIRKRFGDRTVMRASGMDAKSIGRMDNPFDGQAPVLLANRRT, encoded by the coding sequence ATGGAACGAACGATCCTACATCTCGACCTGAACACCTTCTTCGTAAGCGTGGAGCGCCTGCGCGAACCGAAGCTGAACGGCAAGCCCGTGCTGATCGGCGCCGATAGCGACCGCGGCGTGGTGGCCAGCTGCAGCTACGAGGCCCGCGCCTTCGGGGTGCGCAGCGCCATGCCCATGAAGATGGCCAAGCAGCTGTGCCCGGAGGCGATCATCCTGCGCGGCGACAGCGGGCTGTACCTGAAGAAGAGCGATGAGGTGACCGAGATCATCCGCGCCAACGTGCCGCTGTTCGAGAAGAGCAGCGTGGACGAATTCTACGTGGACCTGAGCGGCACGGACCGCTTCCACGGCAGCCGCAAGCTGGCGAAGGAGCTGCGGCAGCGCATCATCAAAGAGAGCGGGCTGCCCAACAGCTTCGGCATGAGCATCAACAAGACGGTGAGCAAGGTGGCCACCGGCGAGGCCAAGGGCGGCGCGGGCGAGTGGTACGTGGAGCGCGGCACGGAGAAGCCCTTCCTGGCGCCCATGCCCATCGAGCGCATCCCCGGCGTGGGCGAGAGGACGGCGCACCTGCTGCGCAGCATGGGGGTGGCCCGGGTCCACACGCTGCAGGAGGTGCCCATGGACCTGATGCAACGGCTGCTGGGCGAGCACGGGCCGGTGCTGTGGCGCAAGGCCAACGGCATCGACGACAGCCCCGTGGTGGCCTGGCACGAACGCAAGAGCATCAGCACGGAACGCACCTTCGAGCGCGACACCATCGATGTGGTGAAGCTGAAGGGCATGCTCACCGCCATGGCCGAGAGCCTCGCCTTCCAGCTGCGCAAGGGCGCGAAGCTCACCAGCTGCATCGCGGTGAAGATCCGCTATGCCGACTTCAACACGCACCTGAAGCAGCAGCGCATCCCCTACACCGCCTGTGACCACCTGATCCTGCCCACGGTACACGAGCTGTTCCGCAGCCTCTACGACCGCCGCCAACGCATCCGCCTGATCGGTGTGCGCTTCAGCCACCTGGTGGGCGGCGGGCACCAGATCGATGCCTTCACCGACACCGAGGAGGCCATGAGCCTCTACCAGGCCATGGACAGGATCCGCAAGCGCTTCGGCGACCGCACCGTGATGCGCGCCAGCGGCATGGATGCGAAGAGCATCGGCCGGATGGACAACCCCTTTGACGGGCAGGCGCCGGTGCTGTTGGCGAACAGGAGGACCTAA
- a CDS encoding ORF6N domain-containing protein, with protein sequence MNTAVDTLLQEPPARYPAVAPSDAAITGRIHVIRGQRVMLDRDLAALYGVETKQLKRQVRRNISRFPEDFMFELTKEEAERSRSQFGTLKQGENIKYLPMAFTEQGVAMLSSVLNSEQAILVNIHIIRVFSLMREVLLSHREILQKLEQLEERLTGHDEEIQAIFDHLTELVSPTAPQRGPIGFKPSNTDNR encoded by the coding sequence ATGAACACAGCCGTGGACACCCTGCTCCAGGAGCCGCCCGCCCGTTACCCCGCCGTGGCCCCGTCCGATGCCGCCATCACCGGCCGTATCCATGTGATCCGTGGCCAGAGGGTGATGCTGGACCGCGACCTCGCCGCACTCTACGGCGTGGAGACCAAGCAGCTCAAGCGCCAGGTACGGCGTAACATCAGTCGCTTCCCGGAGGACTTCATGTTCGAACTCACCAAGGAGGAGGCCGAACGTTCAAGGAGCCAATTTGGCACCTTGAAACAAGGCGAGAACATCAAGTACCTCCCCATGGCCTTCACCGAGCAGGGGGTGGCCATGCTCTCCAGCGTGCTCAATAGCGAGCAGGCCATCCTGGTCAACATTCACATCATCCGGGTCTTCAGCCTTATGCGCGAAGTGCTCCTGTCGCACCGCGAGATCCTCCAGAAGCTGGAGCAGCTGGAGGAACGCCTCACCGGTCACGACGAGGAGATCCAGGCCATCTTCGACCACCTCACCGAACTGGTATCGCCGACCGCACCGCAGCGCGGTCCCATCGGCTTTAAACCCTCCAACACCGACAACCGCTAA
- a CDS encoding ABC transporter ATP-binding protein — MELIINGLSKTYANGVKALDNVSLTIPTGMFGLLGPNGAGKSTLMRILATLQEADAGTVTLDDLDVLKQKHEVRKVLGYLPQEFGVYPRVSAYDMLDHIALLKGVVHNGERKALVEALLQKVNLWEHRKRKISGFSGGMKQRFGIAQSLIGEPKLIIVDEPTAGLDPGERNRFYNLLTEIGENVVVILSTHIVQDVQELCRNMAIINKGRLLFAGSPGDALNEVKGRIWEKSIAKSELEAHQATHKVISNKLIAGRPIIHAYSELRPEGFTPAETSLEDVFFSHINGAFNTVAA, encoded by the coding sequence ATGGAACTCATCATCAACGGCCTCAGCAAGACCTACGCGAACGGCGTGAAAGCGCTGGACAACGTGAGCCTCACCATCCCCACCGGCATGTTCGGGCTGCTGGGGCCCAACGGCGCCGGAAAGAGCACCCTGATGCGCATCCTGGCCACCCTGCAGGAGGCCGATGCGGGCACGGTGACGCTCGACGACCTGGATGTGCTCAAGCAGAAGCACGAGGTGCGCAAGGTGCTGGGCTACCTGCCGCAGGAGTTCGGGGTCTATCCCCGCGTGAGCGCCTACGACATGCTGGACCACATCGCGCTGCTGAAGGGCGTGGTGCACAACGGGGAGCGCAAGGCCCTGGTGGAGGCGCTGCTGCAGAAGGTGAACCTGTGGGAGCACCGCAAGCGGAAGATCTCCGGCTTCAGCGGGGGCATGAAGCAGCGCTTCGGCATCGCACAATCGCTCATCGGTGAGCCGAAGCTCATCATCGTGGACGAGCCCACGGCCGGTCTTGATCCCGGTGAGCGCAACCGCTTCTACAACCTGCTCACGGAGATCGGTGAGAACGTGGTGGTGATCCTCAGCACCCACATCGTACAGGACGTGCAGGAGCTGTGCCGCAACATGGCCATCATCAACAAGGGCCGCCTGTTGTTCGCAGGCTCCCCGGGCGATGCGCTGAACGAGGTGAAGGGCCGCATCTGGGAGAAGAGCATCGCGAAGAGCGAACTCGAGGCGCACCAGGCCACGCACAAGGTGATCAGCAACAAGTTGATCGCCGGGCGCCCGATCATCCACGCGTACAGCGAGCTGCGTCCGGAAGGCTTCACACCGGCCGAGACCTCCCTCGAGGACGTCTTCTTCAGCCACATCAACGGGGCCTTCAACACCGTGGCGGCATGA
- a CDS encoding ORF6N domain-containing protein, with the protein MPPGRKAPHTDLLPLEHIVVAEPPAGHGGPVPTDEQLLGRLHLIRGQRVMLDRDLAELYGVEVRVLKQAVRRNRERFPEAFMFELTLEEDHALRSQVVTLKQGEHGKYPPFAFTEHGVLMLANVLRSEQAIAVSIRIIDLFVRMRQVMLAHQDILLRLEQLERRVGEQGADIQLLFHHLKQLLAPPSEPRKRIGYRPDEA; encoded by the coding sequence ATGCCTCCCGGTCGCAAGGCACCGCACACGGACCTGTTGCCGCTGGAGCACATCGTTGTGGCCGAGCCTCCTGCAGGCCATGGTGGCCCTGTGCCCACCGATGAGCAGTTGCTCGGCAGGCTCCACCTCATCCGGGGCCAGCGCGTCATGCTCGATCGGGATCTGGCCGAGCTCTATGGTGTGGAGGTCCGGGTGCTGAAGCAGGCCGTGCGCCGCAACAGGGAGCGCTTCCCCGAAGCGTTCATGTTCGAACTCACCCTCGAGGAGGACCACGCGTTAAGATCACAGGTTGTGACCTTAAAGCAGGGCGAGCACGGCAAGTACCCGCCTTTCGCCTTCACGGAGCACGGTGTCCTCATGCTCGCCAACGTGTTGCGCAGCGAACAGGCCATCGCCGTCAGCATCCGCATCATCGACCTCTTTGTGAGGATGCGCCAGGTCATGCTCGCCCACCAGGACATCCTCCTGCGGCTGGAGCAGCTGGAGCGCCGGGTGGGGGAGCAGGGCGCCGACATCCAGCTGCTCTTCCATCACCTCAAGCAACTGCTGGCACCGCCATCCGAGCCACGCAAGCGCATCGGCTACAGACCCGACGAAGCATGA
- a CDS encoding ABC transporter permease, which translates to MTGRLFLKELRHWSGQPMVYIFLLLFALLAFGATTWDKLQIGGPMANVKMNSPYVVFNWYATLAFLGLFMVTAFVNASAIRDFASNTAQIMFSTPISKAQYLLGRFLGSTLVASIPLLGVTLGVIVGSWMPWVDPEKLGPNDLLAHAQAFLYLTLPNILFSAAIIFSVSVLMRSTAAAYITTVIVLVGNGFASTLMSEMENRTLGALLDPYGSTAFELITRYWTVDDKNTMLLPMHGVLLWNRLLWIAVSIGVFIFCYWRFSFTDRRTKAAPKEENGDAVPAHVALPAVTKADGFASQARRFRRIAWNDFTGMLKGTAFMIVAGIGLVNMFFGLAFSTSLYENEIHPVTYHVVDMMRGSFDLFTMILIVFYSGLLVWKEREPKFDEVVDATPMALGVPLLGKFAALMMLLLVMLVGSALGGMIFQLIKGYTRLEPGVYLGLYILPGLVTYGIMAALSFTVHVLVNNKYLGYGVFIAAIFLPGILLSALDINTNLVSFNGAPGIMYSDMNSYGTALTGWLWFKAYWWAFAVLLLLVSLFFWVRGKESVGRQRLKLAGLRFRPNRWLALPALGLWVALGGWNYYNTKVLNEVMSGDEQEEDAVYYEKTYKKYEGILQPHYTDIRFTIDLTPAERKLHSVAEVTVRNKGMQPIDSLHLLLSEGIEQEVEIPGAEKVLDDERVNYRIYRLSPPLAPGADLKFTVTASYAPKGFENDVRVMQVNHNGTFFNNMDILPMIGYTAQGELLDKMKRRKHELPPKQRMQRLTDDPAKRMQQYLMHNSDWVNVSTVISTTPDQVAIAPGSLKRTWEESGRKYFEYVVDHPSMNFYSFMSARYEVHREKLGDVDVEVYYHAPHAENVPRMANSIRKSIVYYSRNFGPYRHKQVRIIEFPRYQSFAQAFPGTMPYSEGIGFIADFSDTADIDMTFYVVAHEMGHQWWAHQVMGADMQGSTLLSESMSQYSALMVMEKEFGRGTERMRKFLKLESDRYQRSRGTEQLKEVPLMEVENQGYIHYNKASVILYCLRDFVGEDSLNKAFRTLVDTFGYAPPPYPTALDMYRELDKVVPDSLNYLLEDGFKKITLYNNRVEEATARMLPDSTYEVKLKLWGEKNHADSLGRETPAAMNDWMDVSILRYPAVGRKADRSLNDVPLLHKRVRLKSGSNEFTFLVDRKPMRVEIDRDHLFIDRVMEDNGMKVEVK; encoded by the coding sequence ATGACCGGGCGGCTCTTCCTGAAGGAACTGCGCCATTGGTCCGGGCAGCCGATGGTGTACATCTTCCTCCTGCTGTTCGCGCTGCTGGCCTTCGGCGCCACCACGTGGGACAAGCTGCAGATCGGCGGGCCCATGGCCAACGTGAAGATGAACTCGCCCTACGTGGTGTTCAACTGGTATGCCACGCTGGCCTTCCTGGGTCTGTTCATGGTGACGGCTTTTGTGAACGCGAGCGCGATCCGCGACTTCGCGAGCAACACGGCGCAGATCATGTTCAGCACGCCGATCAGCAAGGCGCAGTACCTGCTGGGCCGCTTCCTGGGCAGCACGCTCGTGGCCTCGATACCGCTGCTGGGTGTCACGCTCGGTGTGATCGTGGGCAGTTGGATGCCCTGGGTGGATCCCGAGAAGCTCGGTCCCAACGACCTGCTGGCACATGCGCAGGCCTTCCTGTACCTCACCCTGCCGAACATCCTGTTCTCGGCGGCCATCATCTTCTCCGTTTCGGTGCTCATGCGCAGCACGGCGGCGGCCTACATCACCACCGTGATCGTGCTCGTGGGCAACGGGTTCGCGAGCACGCTGATGAGCGAGATGGAGAACCGAACGCTCGGTGCCCTGCTCGACCCCTACGGCAGCACCGCCTTCGAGCTCATCACCCGCTACTGGACGGTGGACGACAAGAACACCATGCTCCTGCCGATGCATGGCGTGCTGCTGTGGAACCGCCTGCTGTGGATCGCGGTCTCCATCGGCGTCTTCATCTTCTGCTACTGGCGCTTCAGCTTCACGGACCGCCGCACCAAGGCCGCACCGAAGGAGGAGAACGGTGATGCCGTGCCCGCCCACGTGGCCCTTCCGGCGGTGACCAAGGCCGACGGCTTCGCTTCGCAGGCCCGCCGCTTCCGCCGCATCGCGTGGAACGACTTCACCGGCATGCTGAAAGGCACGGCCTTCATGATCGTCGCCGGCATCGGCCTGGTGAACATGTTCTTCGGCCTGGCCTTCTCCACCTCGCTCTACGAGAACGAGATCCATCCGGTGACCTACCACGTGGTGGACATGATGCGCGGTTCCTTCGACCTGTTCACCATGATCCTCATCGTCTTCTACAGCGGCCTGCTGGTGTGGAAGGAGCGCGAGCCGAAGTTCGATGAGGTGGTGGACGCCACACCGATGGCGCTCGGGGTGCCGCTGCTGGGCAAGTTCGCCGCGCTGATGATGCTGTTGCTGGTGATGCTGGTGGGCAGCGCGCTGGGCGGCATGATCTTCCAGCTGATCAAGGGCTACACGCGCCTGGAGCCAGGCGTATACCTGGGCCTGTACATCCTGCCGGGACTGGTCACCTATGGGATCATGGCGGCCTTGTCGTTCACCGTGCATGTGCTGGTGAACAACAAGTACCTCGGTTATGGGGTGTTCATCGCGGCCATCTTCCTTCCGGGCATCCTGCTCAGCGCACTGGACATCAACACGAACCTGGTCTCCTTCAACGGCGCGCCGGGCATCATGTACAGCGACATGAACAGCTACGGCACGGCGCTCACCGGCTGGCTGTGGTTCAAGGCCTATTGGTGGGCGTTCGCGGTGCTGCTGTTGCTGGTATCGCTGTTCTTCTGGGTACGGGGCAAGGAGAGCGTCGGGCGCCAGCGGTTGAAGCTGGCGGGGCTGCGTTTCCGTCCCAATCGCTGGCTCGCGCTGCCCGCATTGGGGCTTTGGGTCGCGCTGGGCGGATGGAACTACTACAACACCAAGGTCCTCAACGAGGTGATGAGCGGCGATGAACAGGAGGAGGACGCCGTGTACTACGAGAAGACCTACAAGAAATACGAAGGCATCCTGCAACCCCACTACACGGACATCCGCTTCACCATCGACCTGACCCCGGCGGAGCGGAAGCTCCACAGTGTGGCGGAGGTCACGGTGCGCAACAAGGGCATGCAGCCGATCGACTCCCTGCACCTGCTGCTGAGCGAGGGCATCGAGCAGGAGGTGGAGATCCCCGGTGCGGAGAAGGTGCTGGACGATGAACGGGTGAACTACCGGATCTACCGACTGTCACCGCCGCTCGCACCCGGTGCGGATCTGAAGTTCACGGTTACCGCCAGCTACGCGCCGAAAGGCTTCGAGAACGATGTGCGGGTGATGCAGGTGAACCACAACGGCACCTTCTTCAACAACATGGACATCCTGCCCATGATCGGGTACACGGCCCAGGGAGAACTGCTGGACAAGATGAAGCGCAGGAAGCACGAGCTGCCGCCCAAGCAACGCATGCAGCGGCTGACCGATGATCCGGCGAAGCGCATGCAGCAGTACCTGATGCACAACAGCGACTGGGTGAACGTGAGCACCGTGATCAGCACCACCCCGGACCAGGTGGCCATCGCCCCGGGCAGCCTGAAGCGCACATGGGAGGAGAGCGGGCGGAAATACTTCGAGTACGTGGTGGACCACCCGAGCATGAACTTCTACTCCTTCATGAGCGCGCGCTACGAGGTGCACCGCGAGAAGCTCGGCGATGTGGATGTCGAGGTGTACTACCACGCCCCGCACGCGGAGAACGTGCCCCGCATGGCGAACAGCATCAGGAAGAGCATCGTGTACTACAGCCGGAACTTCGGTCCCTACCGCCACAAGCAGGTACGCATCATCGAGTTCCCGCGCTACCAGAGCTTCGCGCAGGCCTTCCCGGGCACCATGCCGTACAGCGAGGGCATCGGCTTCATCGCCGACTTCAGCGACACCGCGGACATCGACATGACCTTCTATGTGGTGGCGCACGAGATGGGCCACCAGTGGTGGGCGCACCAGGTGATGGGGGCGGACATGCAGGGCAGCACCCTGCTGAGCGAGAGCATGAGCCAGTACAGTGCGCTGATGGTGATGGAGAAGGAGTTCGGCCGCGGCACGGAGCGCATGCGCAAGTTCCTCAAGCTGGAGAGCGATCGGTACCAGCGTTCACGGGGCACCGAGCAATTGAAGGAGGTGCCGCTGATGGAGGTGGAGAACCAGGGCTACATCCACTACAACAAGGCGAGCGTGATCCTTTACTGCCTGCGGGACTTCGTGGGCGAGGACAGCTTGAACAAGGCCTTCCGCACGCTGGTGGACACCTTCGGCTACGCGCCCCCCCCGTATCCCACTGCGCTCGACATGTACCGCGAGCTGGACAAGGTGGTGCCGGACAGCCTGAACTATCTGTTGGAGGACGGCTTCAAGAAGATCACGCTTTACAACAACCGGGTGGAGGAGGCCACCGCCCGCATGTTGCCGGACAGCACCTACGAGGTGAAGCTGAAGCTCTGGGGCGAGAAGAACCACGCCGACTCCCTGGGCCGTGAAACGCCTGCGGCCATGAACGACTGGATGGACGTGAGCATCCTGCGTTACCCGGCCGTTGGTCGCAAGGCGGACAGGTCATTGAACGACGTGCCTCTGCTCCACAAGCGCGTGCGCCTCAAGAGCGGCTCGAACGAGTTCACCTTCCTTGTGGACAGGAAGCCGATGCGGGTGGAGATCGACCGTGATCACCTCTTCATCGATCGCGTCATGGAGGACAACGGAATGAAGGTGGAGGTGAAGTGA